One region of Primulina tabacum isolate GXHZ01 chromosome 17, ASM2559414v2, whole genome shotgun sequence genomic DNA includes:
- the LOC142531988 gene encoding small ribosomal subunit protein bS1m-like → MSGCMSRLFPRSNSSFLLRSGNALHAKVVRLRDETYIIDAGLGPPRICTGNELTGAPKSPEKTSFSNRVGFLNPSSGSSEVKMQMLERCFIDLVTGDPRTKERAAVRFSEAMGQDDSVEGEEKLLLPRKFRKYRAWMEMKKIHQKNGRVKGFVAEKVKGGYSVGIAGYLAFLPNRPYFVGQNSGDRYYIESINPNNIVVVRA, encoded by the coding sequence ATGAGCGGGTGTATGAGCCGATTGTTCCCAAGATCCAATTCCAGCTTCCTCTTGCGCAGCGGGAATGCCCTGCATGCCAAAGTTGTGCGCTTGAGGGATGAAACCTACATCATCGATGCCGGGTTGGGCCCGCCAAGAATATGCACCGGCAACGAGCTGACCGGAGCTCCAAAATCCCCCGAGAAAACCAGTTTCTCGAACCGGGTCGGGTTTCTCAACCCGTCTTCCGGTAGTTCCGAAGTGAAGATGCAGATGCTGGAGCGCTGCTTCATCGATTTAGTGACGGGAGATCCTCGGACGAAGGAGCGAGCCGCCGTCCGATTCAGCGAGGCGATGGGGCAGGACGATTCCGTGGAGGGCGAGGAAAAGCTCCTCCTGCCGCGGAAGTTCCGGAAGTACAGAGCGTGGATGGAGATGAAGAAAATACATCAGAAAAATGGTCGGGTGAAAGGATTCGTTGCGGAGAAAGTGAAGGGAGGATATTCCGTGGGGATTGCGGGCTATCTCGCGTTTCTTCCTAATCGTCCTTATTTTGTTGGCCAGAactctggtgatcgatactacaTTGAGAGCATCAACCCCAACAACATTGTGGTTGTCAGGGCTTGA
- the LOC142531234 gene encoding uncharacterized protein LOC142531234, translated as MTKIYGTGVYDFRRHRVAEYPETVDVSQPHESNKGPNLSGSITFSEIQRDRLTKIAAANWAVNADSGLKKPFSGELVKEIYYSELKVKGGRMPVPLQRVMVLEVSQYLENYLWPNFDPETASFEHVMSMILMVNEKFRENMAAWICFYNRKEMFKAFIERVLRLKEGRVLTVAEKTNYLLFMINAFQSLEDEIVSEKIMRLASLECWHSLSYGRFQMELCLNESLIKKWRRIAKRAKDAAKRGEPFDPTTMVEARFLRNLIEEFLEVLVSEVFPTKQRNDKDNELVDITGMNEGDGASILYCERFMEFLIDLLSQLPTRRLVRPLVADVAVVSKCHLSTLYKHEQGKLFAQLVDLLQYYEGFEIDDQKGRQMTDDEVLQAHYKRLQAFQVFAFKKIPKLRELALANIGAIDRRANLAKKLSVLSPEELRDLVCGKLKLISKDDPWSERVDFLIEVMVSFFEKHQSQREAINALPLYPNEQIMWDESLVPSINYSGEGCLALPKLNLQFLTLHDYLLRNFNLFRLESTYEIREDIQEAVPHLLACINNEGETAFRGWSRMAVPIKEFKITEVKQPNIGEVKPSAVTAEVTFSISSYKAQIRSEWNALKEHDVLFLLSIRPSFTPLSAEEAANASVLQRLGLQYVRGCEIVEIRDEERTLMNDFTGRIKRDEWKPPKGELRTVTIALDTAQYHMDVSDMAEKGIEDVYGTFNILMRRKPKENNFKAILESIRDLMNESCIVPDWLHDIFLGYGNPSAAKWTNMPDLLEVVDFKDTFLDAVHVKDSFPNYQVCFTNSDGSMSMQPCPPFRIKFPKNFNGNLNSLSGNEIAKVSSTDSAASADADSDKEKLLVETYIPPDPGPYPQDQPKQNFVRFTPTQIEAIISGIQPGLSMVVGPPGTGKTDTAVQVLNVLYHNCPSQRTLIITHSNQALNDLFEKIMERDVPARYLLRLGQGEQELATDLDFSRQGRVNAMLVRRLELLSEVERLARSLQLPEDVAYTCETAGYFWLLHVYSRWELFLAACVENQDKPSFVQDRFPFKEFFNDSPRPIFTGQSYEKDMHAAKGCFRHLQTMFQELEECRAFELLKSTVDRSNYLMTKQAKIVAMTCTHAALKRKDFLHLGFKYDNLVMEESAQILEIETFIPMLLQRQEDGYARLKRCILIGDHHQLPPVVKNMAFQKYSHMDQSLFTRFVRLGIPYIELNAQGRARPSLARLYNWRYKDLGDLQFVRENTIFHRANAGFCYDYQLVDVPDYRGRGETAPSPWFYQNEGEAEYIVSVYMYMRLLGYPANKISILTTYNGQKLLIRDVINRRCVPLDFIGPPHKVTTVDKFQGQQNDFILLSLVRTRFVGHLRDVRRLVVAMSRARLGLYVFCRRLLFEQCYELQPTFQLLLQRPDLLALNLSEVGAFTDRHVEETGPAQLVGGIEEMANIVNYKIHHVYQERLMSHQLNQFPANPPEQDFVDINAQEENGLLDSEVSMRSMDIDIHGLANGAEKDILPDGNSNDVSSPETYAKQDGNKQIQNDLNIEADVDMQENDINGGALESNLGENMMDK; from the exons ATGACGAAGATTTACGGTACGGGGGTGTACGATTTCCGGCGCCACCGGGTGGCCGAGTACCCGGAGACTGTGGACGTCTCGCAGCCGCACGAGTCCAACAAGGGACCCAACTTGTCTGGTTCCATTACTTTCAGTGAGATTCAAAGGGACCGTTTAACCAAAATAGCGGCTGCCAATTGGGCGGTAAACGCGGACTCAGGCCTCAAGAAGCCCTTCAGCGGAGAGCTTGTCAAAGAAATTTACTATTCCGAGTTAAAAGTCAAAG GCGGTAGAATGCCAGTACCACTGCAGAGAGTTATGGTATTAGAAGTGAGTCAATACTTGGAGAATTATCTGTGGCCAAACTTTGATCCTGAGACTGCTTCTTTTGAGCATGTGATGTCAATGATACTTATGGTCAATGAGAAG TTTCGAGAAAATATGGCTGCTTGGATATGCTTCTATAATAGGAAGGAAATGTTTAAAGCATTCATTGAGAGGGTACTTCGGTTGAAAGAG GGAAGAGTCCTAACTGTTGCAGAGAAGACAAATTATCTACTTTTTATGATAAATGCCTTTCAG AGTCTTGAAGATGAAATTGTAAGTGAAAAGATTATGAGATTAGCGAGTCTTGAGTGCTGGCATAGCCTTTCATATGGCCGTTTTCAG ATGGAACTTTGTCTTAATGAATCTTTAATCAAGAAATGGAGAAGAATTGCAAAGCGGGCAAAGGATGCAGCTAAACGAGGGGAACCTTTTGATCCCACAACAATGGTAGAAGCAAGATTCTTGCGTAACCTCATTGAGGAGTTTCTAGAA GTACTTGTTTCTGAGGTTTTTCCTACTAAACAGCGAAATGACAAGGATAACGAGCTGGTTGATATAACTGGGATGAATGAAGGGGATGGCGCCAGTATTTTATATTGTGAGAGATTTATGGAGTTCCTTATTGATCTGTTGAGCCAACTACCAACTAGGAG ATTAGTCAGGCCACTTGTTGCTGACGTTGCTGTGGTCTCTAAATGCCATTTAAGTACTTTGTATAAACATGAACAAGGGAAGCTCTTTGCGCAGTTGGTTGACTTACTACAGTACTATGAAGGTTTTGAGATTGATGATCAAAAAGGTAGACAAATGACTGACGATGAAGTCCTTCAAGCTCATTATAAGCGCCTTCAGGCTTTCCAAGTTTTTGCATTTAAAAAGATTCCAAAG TTGCGAGAACTTGCATTGGCCAACATCGGTGCTATTGATAGGCGTGCGAACCTGGCAAAAAAGCTCTCAGTACTTTCTCCTGAAGAGCTAAGAGATTTAGTCTGTGGTAAG CTCAAGTTGATATCTAAGGATGATCCATGGTCAGAAAGAGTTGACTTCCTGATAGAAGTCATGGTTTCGTTCTTTGAGAAACATCAGTCTCAGCGAGAGGCGATAAATGCTCTTCCACTATATCCGAATGAACAAATAATGTGGGATGAAAGTCTTGTGCCAAGCATCAACTACTCTGGGGAAGGCTGTTTGGCACTTCCAAAGCTGAATTTGCAGTTTTTAACTCTTCATGATTACCTTCTTAGAAATTTCAACCTCTTTCGCCTTGAATCAACTTATGAAATCCGTGAGGATATTCAAGAGGCTGTCCCACACCTTCTTGCTTGCATTAATAATGAAGGAGAGACTGCTTTTCGTGGTTGGTCAAGAATGGCCGTACCTATTAAAGAATTTAAGATAACTGAGGTCAAACAACCAAACATTGGGGAAGTTAAGCCATCGGCGGTTACAGCTGAAGTTACTTTCAGCATTTCCAGCTATAAAGCACAGATAAGATCAGAATGGAATGCGCTCAAGGAGCATGATGTTCTATTTTTGCTGTCCATTCGCCCTTCATTTACACCTCTAAGTGCTGAGGAAGCAGCCAATGCATCTGTTTTGCAGAGGCTTGGTCTTCAGTATGTGCGTGGATGTGAAATTGTTGAAATACGTGATGAAGAGAGAACTCTCATGAATGATTTTACAGGGAGGATCAAACGCGATGAGTGGAAGCCTCCTAAAGGAGAACTAAGAACGGTGACTATCGCACTGGATACAGCACAATATCATATGGATGTTTCTGATATGGCAGAAAAGGGTATTGAAGATGTGTATGGCACTTTCAACATCTTGATGAGGCGGAAACCAAAAGAGAACAATTTCAAAGCAATTTTGGAATCCATAAGGGATCTAATGAATGAATCATGTATTGTTCCTGATTGGTTGCACGACATATTTTTGGGTTATGGAAATCCTTCAGCAGCGAAATGGACTAATATGCCAGACCTCCTGGAAGTTGTAGATTTTAAAGACACCTTCCTTGATGCTGTTCACGTCAAAGATAGCTTTCCGAACTATCAG GTTTGCTTTACAAATTCAGATGGTAGTATGAGCATGCAACCTTGTCCACCCTTCCGTATTAAGTTTCCAAAAAATTTTAATGGCAATCTCAATTCTCTTTCTGGCAACGAGATTGCTAAAGTATCTTCAACGGATTCTGCTGCTTCGGCAGACGCTGATTCTGATAAAGAGAAGCTTCTAGTTGAGACTTATATTCCTCCTGATCCAGGTCCATATCCCCAAGATCAACCGAAGCAGAATTTTGTACGGTTTACTCCCACACAG ATTGAGGCCATCATATCAGGAATTCAGCCTGGATTAAGTATGGTGGTTGGTCCACCTGGTACGGGAAAGACGGATACAGCTGTGCAAGTCTTGAATGTGCTTTATCATAATTGCCCTTCTCAGAGAACATTGATAATTACCCACTCAAATCAGGCTTTGAATGATCTTTTTGAAAAGATAATGGAG AGGGATGTACCTGCTCGATATCTACTTCGACTTGGTCAAGGTGAGCAAGAATTGGCAACTGATCTTGACTTCAGTCGCCAAGGCCGTGTGAATGCAATGCTAGTTCGGCGATTAGAACTGCTTAGTGAAGTGGAGCGCCTTGCAAGATCTCTACAGCTGCCTGAGGATGTGGCATATACATGTGAAACTGCTGGATACTTCTGGTTGCTTCATGTGTACTCTCGCTGGGAACTATTTTTAGCTGCTTGTGTTGAGAATCAAGACAAGCCGTCATTTGTTCAGGACCGATTTCCTTTTAAGGAGTTCTTCAACGATTCTCCTAGGCCAATTTTCACGGGTCAGTCCTATGAAAAAGACATGCATGCAGCTAAAGGTTGCTTCCGGCACCTGCAAACTATGTTTCAAGAGCTCGAAGAATGTAGAGCATTTGAGTTGCTCAAGTCAACAGTTGATAGATCTAACTACCTGATGACCAAGCAGGCGAAAATAGTGGCAATGACTTGCACCCATGCGGCTCTTAAAAGAAAAGATTTTCTGCACCTGGGATTTAAATACGATAACTTAGTGATGGAAGAAAGTGCTCAAATCTTGGAGATTGAAACTTTTATCCCAATGTTGCTCCAAAGGCAGGAAGATGGCTATGCCAGGCTTAAACGTTGCATATTGATAGGTGACCATCACCAACTGCCTCCTGTTGTGAAAAATATGGCTTTCCAGAAGTACAGCCATATGGATCAGAGCCTATTCACAAGATTTGTGCGGCTTGGAATTCCATATATTGAGCTCAATGCACAGGGCAGAGCTAGGCCAAGTTTAGCAAGACTTTACAATTGGAGATATAAAGATCTTGGTGATCTTCAGTTTGTGAGAGAGAACACTATCTTCCATAGAGCAAATGCTGGATTCTGTTATGACTATCAGTTGGTAGACGTTCCTGATTACCGTGGGAGGGGCGAGACTGCTCCATCACCTTGGTTCTATCAAAATGAAGGAGAGGCTGAATATATTGTAAGCGTGTATATGTACATGCGATTACTTGGGTATCCAGCCAACAAAATATCCATATTGACTACATACAATGGTCAGAAACTTTTAATTCGTGATGTTATCAACAGAAGATGTGTCCCATTAGACTTCATTGGACCACCTCACAAG GTAACCACCGTCGACAAATTTCAAGGACAGCAAAATGATTTTATCTTGTTATCTCTTGTTCGTACTCGCTTTGTGGGCCATCTTCGTGATGTGAGAAGATTGGTTGTCGCAATGTCACGCGCTCGATTGGGGCTTTATGTTTTCTGCCGACGTTTGCTGTTTGAACAATGTTATGAATTGCAGCCTACATTTCagcttcttcttcagaggcctGATCTTCTTGCATTGAACCTAAGCGAGGTCGGTGCATTCACTGATCGTCATGTTGAAGAAACAGGTCCAGCCCAGCTTGTTGGTGGAATCGAAGAGATGGCCAACATTGTAAATTACAAGATACATCATGTCTATCAG GAACGATTGATGAGTCACCAGTTAAATCAATTTCCTGCCAACCCCCCAGAGCAAGACTTTGTGGATATTAATGCGCAAGAAGAAAATGGCCTACTGGATTCAGAAGTTTCTATGCGGTCAATGGATATAGATATTCATGGTTTGGCAAATGGGGCTGAGAAGGATATTCTACCTGATGGCAACTCAAATGATGTATCAAGTCCAGAAACGTATGCGAAACAGGATGGGAATAAGCAAATACAGAACGATTTAAATATAGAAGCTGATGTGGATATGCAAGAAAATGATATAAATGGAGGAGCACTTGAAAGCAATCTTGGTGAGAACATGATGGATAAGTAG